From Kingella potus, a single genomic window includes:
- a CDS encoding NGO_0222 family membrane protein — protein MPPFSLSAAMNKRRAYLLLTLSFTLFFTALIGAGAWLLAAGSRQFALACFLFALAAAFAQIASLALAIREHARAKASRPSENPNPNTP, from the coding sequence ATGCCGCCTTTTTCCCTGTCTGCCGCCATGAACAAACGCCGCGCCTACCTGCTGCTCACGCTTTCCTTTACGCTTTTTTTCACCGCCCTGATCGGCGCGGGTGCCTGGCTGCTGGCGGCCGGCAGCCGCCAGTTTGCCCTGGCCTGCTTCCTTTTCGCCCTCGCCGCCGCCTTCGCCCAAATCGCCTCGCTCGCCCTCGCCATCCGCGAACACGCCCGCGCCAAGGCATCGAGGCCGTCTGAAAACCCGAACCCGAACACCCCCTGA
- a CDS encoding non-canonical purine NTP pyrophosphatase codes for MFEKIVLASGNAGKLEEFSRLFAAHHIRILPQSQFDTPECPEPYHTFVENALAKARHASRHSGLPALADDSGICADALGGAPGVQSARFAGGNPKSDAANNAKLAACLAGKADKSCCYVCVLVLVRHPDDPLPVIAEGIWCGQWQDKPAGSNGFGYDPHFYLPAHGRTAAELDPNTKNTESHRAQALRELIGKISALQAAKAV; via the coding sequence GTGTTTGAAAAAATCGTCCTCGCCAGCGGCAACGCCGGCAAACTCGAAGAATTTTCCCGCCTCTTTGCCGCGCACCACATCCGCATCCTGCCGCAATCCCAGTTTGACACGCCCGAATGCCCCGAGCCGTATCACACATTCGTCGAAAACGCGCTTGCCAAAGCCCGCCACGCCTCGCGCCACAGCGGCCTGCCCGCCCTTGCCGACGACAGCGGCATCTGCGCCGACGCGCTGGGCGGCGCACCCGGCGTGCAGTCGGCACGTTTTGCGGGCGGCAATCCCAAATCCGATGCCGCCAACAACGCCAAACTCGCCGCCTGTTTGGCCGGAAAAGCCGACAAAAGCTGCTGCTACGTCTGCGTACTCGTACTCGTGCGCCATCCCGACGACCCCCTGCCCGTCATCGCCGAAGGCATCTGGTGCGGACAATGGCAGGACAAGCCCGCAGGAAGCAACGGTTTCGGCTACGACCCGCACTTTTACCTGCCCGCACACGGCCGCACCGCCGCAGAACTCGACCCAAACACCAAAAACACCGAAAGCCACCGCGCACAAGCCCTGCGCGAACTAATCGGCAAAATCTCCGCCCTGCAAGCCGCAAAGGCCGTCTGA
- the hemW gene encoding radical SAM family heme chaperone HemW encodes MTQIAFRQPGSLAALPPLSLYIHIPWCIKKCPYCDFNSHSLKNGLPEAAYIDALLADLQTELPNIWGRPVETIFFGGGTPSLFQAASIDRLLGGLRSLLRLQPEAEITLEANPGTFEIEKFKGFKDAGITRLSIGVQSFDDTMLKRLGRVHNGSEALRAIDTALKLFEKVNIDLMYALPGQTVQTALNDTNTAIATGAGHISAYHLTMEPNTPFGHTPPQGLPQDEAALDIEDAVHGALGSAGFIHYETSAFARPQMQCRHNLNYWQFGDYIGIGAGAHGKISFPDRIERTVRRRHPNDYLAAMQRNPPDGIERKTVSADELPFEFMMNALRLTDGVPAHLLQERTGIPTARIMAQIETARRKGLLENDPAAFRPTAQGRLFLNDLLQCFL; translated from the coding sequence ATGACCCAAATCGCCTTCCGCCAACCCGGCAGCCTCGCCGCCCTGCCGCCGCTGTCGCTCTACATCCACATCCCCTGGTGCATCAAAAAATGCCCGTATTGCGACTTCAATTCCCACAGCCTGAAAAACGGCCTGCCCGAAGCAGCCTATATCGACGCACTGCTGGCCGATTTGCAAACCGAATTGCCCAATATCTGGGGGCGGCCGGTGGAAACGATATTTTTCGGCGGCGGCACGCCCAGCCTGTTTCAAGCAGCATCCATCGACCGCCTGCTGGGCGGCCTGCGCTCGCTGCTGCGCCTGCAGCCCGAAGCAGAAATCACCCTCGAGGCCAACCCGGGTACGTTTGAAATCGAAAAATTCAAAGGCTTCAAAGACGCAGGTATCACACGCCTTTCCATCGGCGTACAAAGTTTCGACGACACCATGCTCAAGCGTCTCGGCCGCGTACACAACGGCAGCGAAGCCCTGCGCGCCATCGATACCGCCTTAAAACTGTTTGAAAAAGTAAACATCGACTTAATGTACGCCCTGCCCGGCCAAACCGTTCAGACGGCCTTAAACGACACAAACACCGCCATCGCCACAGGAGCAGGCCACATCAGCGCGTACCACCTGACTATGGAACCCAACACCCCCTTCGGCCACACCCCGCCCCAAGGCCTGCCGCAAGACGAAGCCGCACTCGACATCGAAGACGCAGTACACGGCGCACTCGGCAGCGCAGGTTTCATCCACTACGAAACCTCCGCCTTCGCCCGTCCGCAAATGCAGTGCCGCCACAACCTGAACTACTGGCAGTTTGGCGACTACATCGGCATCGGCGCAGGCGCACACGGCAAAATCTCATTTCCCGACCGTATCGAGCGCACCGTACGCCGCCGCCACCCCAACGACTACCTCGCCGCCATGCAGCGCAACCCGCCTGACGGCATCGAACGCAAAACCGTTTCCGCCGACGAATTACCCTTTGAATTCATGATGAACGCCCTGCGCCTGACCGACGGCGTACCCGCCCACCTGCTGCAAGAACGCACCGGCATTCCCACCGCCCGCATCATGGCGCAAATCGAAACCGCCCGCCGCAAAGGCCTGCTGGAAAATGATCCCGCCGCATTCAGGCCGACCGCGCAAGGCAGGCTGTTTTTAAACGATTTGCTGCAATGCTTTCTGTAA